A genomic region of Nitrososphaerota archaeon contains the following coding sequences:
- a CDS encoding acetyl-CoA C-acetyltransferase, whose translation MVEVVITSAVRTAIGNFGGSLKDVPLSRLGAIVIHEALRRANLRPVVSESTQALAPSVFRGAGLTDLEKQYYQWSEDSIPVQIDEVIMGNVLQAGQGQNPARQAMIYAGIPKETPAFTVNKVCGSGLKSIALAAQSIIAGEAEIVVAGGFESMSNAPYALPKARWGYRMDVNAYGQILDLMVYDGLWEIFYGYHMGYTAENIAEKYGITREEQDKIGFLSHQRARAAIKEGLFKEEIVPVEIPQKKGPPIIFDTDERPMETSLEKMAALPPVFKKDGTVTAGNASGINDAAAAVVLMKREKAEELGQKILGVIRSYASGGVDPAYMGLGPVPAVKKALFKAGLEVKDLDVIELNEAFAAQAIACMRELNFDLEKTNPRGSGIALGHPIGATGTRQVVTILHEMKRRGLRRGLVTMCIGGGQGMAMVIERP comes from the coding sequence TTGGTTGAAGTAGTTATTACGAGTGCCGTTAGAACAGCTATAGGTAACTTCGGCGGTTCCTTAAAAGATGTGCCTCTAAGTCGGCTAGGTGCGATAGTGATTCACGAAGCCTTGAGGAGGGCTAATCTTAGACCAGTGGTAAGCGAGAGTACCCAAGCTTTGGCTCCAAGCGTCTTTCGAGGCGCTGGCTTAACAGATCTTGAGAAGCAGTATTATCAGTGGAGTGAAGACAGCATACCTGTCCAAATCGACGAAGTAATCATGGGGAACGTGCTCCAAGCCGGTCAAGGTCAGAACCCAGCGAGACAAGCCATGATCTATGCCGGCATACCTAAAGAAACACCAGCGTTCACTGTGAATAAGGTCTGCGGCTCTGGTTTAAAGTCGATCGCACTAGCGGCTCAGTCAATAATAGCTGGTGAAGCTGAGATAGTTGTAGCTGGGGGGTTTGAGAGCATGAGTAATGCCCCATACGCCCTACCTAAGGCTAGATGGGGGTATAGGATGGATGTGAACGCCTACGGTCAGATTCTGGATCTTATGGTCTACGATGGACTCTGGGAGATCTTTTACGGCTATCACATGGGCTACACTGCAGAGAATATCGCTGAAAAATATGGTATAACTAGAGAGGAGCAGGATAAGATAGGCTTTCTGAGCCACCAGAGAGCAAGGGCGGCTATAAAAGAAGGGTTATTTAAAGAAGAGATCGTACCGGTTGAAATACCCCAAAAGAAGGGTCCTCCGATCATATTCGACACAGACGAGCGCCCTATGGAGACAAGTTTGGAGAAGATGGCTGCGCTACCACCTGTCTTTAAGAAGGACGGTACGGTGACCGCTGGTAACGCCTCTGGAATAAACGATGCCGCCGCTGCTGTTGTGCTGATGAAGCGGGAGAAGGCAGAGGAACTGGGTCAGAAGATCCTAGGAGTTATACGATCTTACGCCTCAGGTGGTGTAGACCCAGCCTATATGGGTCTAGGACCAGTGCCTGCTGTCAAGAAGGCCTTGTTTAAAGCTGGGCTTGAAGTCAAAGATCTTGACGTGATAGAGTTGAATGAGGCTTTCGCAGCCCAAGCAATAGCTTGCATGAGAGAGCTCAACTTTGATCTTGAGAAGACTAACCCTCGTGGGAGCGGCATCGCCCTAGGTCATCCAATAGGCGCTACGGGAACTAGACAGGTGGTCACCATACTGCATGAGATGAAGAGAAGGGGCTTAAGGCGTGGTCTGGTTACTATGTGCATAGGCGGCGGTCAAGGGATGGCTATGGTAATCGAGAGACCATAA